The following are encoded in a window of Nomia melanderi isolate GNS246 chromosome 6, iyNomMela1, whole genome shotgun sequence genomic DNA:
- the LOC116428141 gene encoding glutathione synthetase isoform X1: protein MDSIYYLPILEKELEELIAKAKNWALMHGMCMRSKTNFNKNTLQFAPFILIPSPFPRKEFENACQIQPKLNLLIHRVAQDYNFLKETLEEIIKVDSFTKELFKICEIINNEGGSAQKISLGILRSDLMLETNCHTKDCNNTCIPYCGWKQVEINTIACGFGWLGPAATKLHKYVLRELDYHEKIKDLPKNDALQVICSSIIEAWNMYGDRRAVILFVIEDITYNICDQLFHEFEIREQNPNIKVIRRNLTQLATTARLGSNKELIVDNYIIAVVYYRCGYEPGQYHTRKEWEVRLLIERSLAIKCPTIQYHLAGTKKVQQALAKPGIINKFLKNEKICAEIKEIFTELHALDFNEHGNAAIEMGIADPDRFVLKPQREGGCNNKYGLDIKSFLESVKHKQDRVAWILMDKIHPPIHRSYMIRPDDNANIKLQELVSELGIFGTIIADENNIVFTAFPDVIHATARYEIEFEPREVFFFREGTVVMWNISELEYGNIVNFLKKYEDNPYAESTVQLERETMTYTYADSGKRSHISNGNIMISLSATNLDKYTFSNAMAQSVKLGIWEASLDNYIDSIEFVTKDLKLGKKLRISQQEVLKKQGELFALRHSINLSSDLLDTPDFYWEREDLETLYQQTCSYFNITKRTKVINEKINHCVELVGLLSSHLSDRHHIRLEWMIIILIMVEVAFETLHYIDRYFS, encoded by the exons ATGgactcaatatattatttacctaTTTTGGAAAAAGAATTAGAAGAGTTAATAGCAAAGGCCAAAAATTGGGCACTTATGCATGGAATGTGCATGAgatcaaaaacaaattttaataagaatacGCTACAATTTGCACCGTTCATATTAATACCATCCCCATTTCCTAGGAAAGAATTTGAGAACGCTTGTCAGATTCAACCAAAATTAAACTTATTGATACATAGGGTTGCTCAGGACTATaactttttaaaagaaactttagaagaaataataaaagttgaTAGTTTCACTAaagagttatttaaaatatgtgaaattataaacaatgaagGAGGATCAGCACAGAAAATATCTCTGGGTATTTTACGTTCTGATTTAATGTTAGAGACAAACTGTCATACAAAAGACTGTAACAATACCTGTATTCCATACTGTGGTTGGAAACAAgttgaaataaatacaattgcTTGTGGTTTTGGTTGGTTGGGGCCAGCTGCAACAAAGTTACACAAATATGTATTAAGAGAACTTGAttatcatgaaaaaataaaagatctgcCTAAAAATGATGCATTACAAGTTATATGTTCAAGTATAATAGAAGCATGGAATATGTATGGTGATAGACG agcagtaattttatttgttattgaagacattacatataatatttgtgATCAACTTTTTCATGAATTTGAGATTAGAGAGCAAAATCCAAATATCAAAGTCATTCGTCGGAATTTAACGCAGTTAGCTACTACTGCAAGATTGGGTTCTAATAAGGAATTGATAGTAGATAATTATATCATAGCTGTAGTATATTATAGATGTGGATATGAGCCTGGACAATATCATACAAGAAAAGAATGGGAAGTAAGATTACTAATAGAAAGATCTTTAGCAATTAAATGTCCTACTATTCAGTATCATTTAGCAGGAACAAAAAAAGTTCAGCAGGCTCTTGCAAAGCCtggtataattaataaatttttgaaaaatgaaaagatatgtgctgaaattaaagaaatattcactG AACTCCATGCATTAGATTTTAATGaacatggaaacgctgctataGAAATGGGGATTGCTGATCCAGATCGATTTGTACTGAAACCTCAACGAGAAGGaggttgtaataataaatatggatTAGATATAAAATCCTTTTTAGAGTCTGTAAAACATAAACAAGATAGGGTAGCTTGGATTCTTATGGATAAAATTCATCCTCCAATTCATAGAAGTTACATGATTAGACCAGATGACAATGCAAACATAAAACTACAAGAACTAGTTTCTGAATTAGGAATATTTGGTACTATTATTGCTGATGAGAATAAT ATTGTGTTTACAGCTTTTCCAGATGTTATACATGCAACGGCAAGGTATGAAATAGAATTTGAACCAAGAGAAGTCTTCTTCTTTCGAGAAGGCACTGTAGTGATGTGGAATATTTCTGAACTTGAATATGGCAATATAgtcaattttttaaagaaatatgaagATAATCCTTATGCAGAGTCTACTGTTCAGTTAGAAAGAGAAACAATGACATACACTTATGCAGATAGTGG CAAACGAAGTCATATAAGCAATGGAAATATAATGATATCATTATCTGCAACAAATTtagataaatatacattttcaaatgCAATGGCCCAGTCAGTGAAATTAGGTATATGGGAAGCGTCTTTAGATAATTATATAGATTCTATAGAATTTGTTACCAAGGATTTGAAATTGGGTAAAAAACTCAGAATAAGTCAACAGGAAGTATTAAAGAAGCAAGGAGAACTATTTGCTTTGAgacattcaattaatttaagcTCAGATTTATTAGATACTCCAGATTTCTACTGGGAAAGAGAAGACTTAGAAACGTTGTATCAACAAACAtgttcatattttaatattacaaaacgtACAAAA gttataaatgagaaaataaatCACTGTGTAGAGCTTGTTGGACTTCTGTCTTCACATTTAAGTGACCGTCATCATATTCGTTTAGAATGGAtgattattattcttatcatGGTTGAAGTAGCATTTgaaacattacattacattgaTAGATATTTTTCTTAA
- the LOC116428141 gene encoding glutathione synthetase isoform X2, whose protein sequence is MDSIYYLPILEKELEELIAKAKNWALMHGMCMRSKTNFNKNTLQFAPFILIPSPFPRKEFENACQIQPKLNLLIHRVAQDYNFLKETLEEIIKVDSFTKELFKICEIINNEGGSAQKISLGILRSDLMLETNCHTKDCNNTCIPYCGWKQVEINTIACGFGWLGPAATKLHKYVLRELDYHEKIKDLPKNDALQVICSSIIEAWNMYGDRRAVILFVIEDITYNICDQLFHEFEIREQNPNIKVIRRNLTQLATTARLGSNKELIVDNYIIAVVYYRCGYEPGQYHTRKEWEVRLLIERSLAIKCPTIQYHLAGTKKVQQALAKPGIINKFLKNEKICAEIKEIFTELHALDFNEHGNAAIEMGIADPDRFVLKPQREGGCNNKYGLDIKSFLESVKHKQDRVAWILMDKIHPPIHRSYMIRPDDNANIKLQELVSELGIFGTIIADENNIVFTAFPDVIHATARYEIEFEPREVFFFREGTVVMWNISELEYGNIVNFLKKYEDNPYAESTVQLERETMTYTYADTNEVI, encoded by the exons ATGgactcaatatattatttacctaTTTTGGAAAAAGAATTAGAAGAGTTAATAGCAAAGGCCAAAAATTGGGCACTTATGCATGGAATGTGCATGAgatcaaaaacaaattttaataagaatacGCTACAATTTGCACCGTTCATATTAATACCATCCCCATTTCCTAGGAAAGAATTTGAGAACGCTTGTCAGATTCAACCAAAATTAAACTTATTGATACATAGGGTTGCTCAGGACTATaactttttaaaagaaactttagaagaaataataaaagttgaTAGTTTCACTAaagagttatttaaaatatgtgaaattataaacaatgaagGAGGATCAGCACAGAAAATATCTCTGGGTATTTTACGTTCTGATTTAATGTTAGAGACAAACTGTCATACAAAAGACTGTAACAATACCTGTATTCCATACTGTGGTTGGAAACAAgttgaaataaatacaattgcTTGTGGTTTTGGTTGGTTGGGGCCAGCTGCAACAAAGTTACACAAATATGTATTAAGAGAACTTGAttatcatgaaaaaataaaagatctgcCTAAAAATGATGCATTACAAGTTATATGTTCAAGTATAATAGAAGCATGGAATATGTATGGTGATAGACG agcagtaattttatttgttattgaagacattacatataatatttgtgATCAACTTTTTCATGAATTTGAGATTAGAGAGCAAAATCCAAATATCAAAGTCATTCGTCGGAATTTAACGCAGTTAGCTACTACTGCAAGATTGGGTTCTAATAAGGAATTGATAGTAGATAATTATATCATAGCTGTAGTATATTATAGATGTGGATATGAGCCTGGACAATATCATACAAGAAAAGAATGGGAAGTAAGATTACTAATAGAAAGATCTTTAGCAATTAAATGTCCTACTATTCAGTATCATTTAGCAGGAACAAAAAAAGTTCAGCAGGCTCTTGCAAAGCCtggtataattaataaatttttgaaaaatgaaaagatatgtgctgaaattaaagaaatattcactG AACTCCATGCATTAGATTTTAATGaacatggaaacgctgctataGAAATGGGGATTGCTGATCCAGATCGATTTGTACTGAAACCTCAACGAGAAGGaggttgtaataataaatatggatTAGATATAAAATCCTTTTTAGAGTCTGTAAAACATAAACAAGATAGGGTAGCTTGGATTCTTATGGATAAAATTCATCCTCCAATTCATAGAAGTTACATGATTAGACCAGATGACAATGCAAACATAAAACTACAAGAACTAGTTTCTGAATTAGGAATATTTGGTACTATTATTGCTGATGAGAATAAT ATTGTGTTTACAGCTTTTCCAGATGTTATACATGCAACGGCAAGGTATGAAATAGAATTTGAACCAAGAGAAGTCTTCTTCTTTCGAGAAGGCACTGTAGTGATGTGGAATATTTCTGAACTTGAATATGGCAATATAgtcaattttttaaagaaatatgaagATAATCCTTATGCAGAGTCTACTGTTCAGTTAGAAAGAGAAACAATGACATACACTTATGCAGATA CAAACGAAGTCATATAA
- the LOC116428141 gene encoding glutathione synthetase isoform X5: MDSIYYLPILEKELEELIAKAKNWALMHGMCMRSKTNFNKNTLQFAPFILIPSPFPRKEFENACQIQPKLNLLIHRVAQDYNFLKETLEEIIKVDSFTKELFKICEIINNEGGSAQKISLGILRSDLMLETNCHTKDCNNTCIPYCGWKQVEINTIACGFGWLGPAATKLHKYVLRELDYHEKIKDLPKNDALQVICSSIIEAWNMYGDRRAVILFVIEDITYNICDQLFHEFEIREQNPNIKVIRRNLTQLATTARLGSNKELIVDNYIIAVVYYRCGYEPGQYHTRKEWEVRLLIERSLAIKCPTIQYHLAGTKKVQQALAKPGIINKFLKNEKICAEIKEIFTELHALDFNEHGNAAIEMGIADPDRFVLKPQREGGCNNKYGLDIKSFLESVKHKQDRVAWILMDKIHPPIHRSYMIRPDDNANIKLQELVSELGIFGTIIADENNLFQMLYMQRQGMK, encoded by the exons ATGgactcaatatattatttacctaTTTTGGAAAAAGAATTAGAAGAGTTAATAGCAAAGGCCAAAAATTGGGCACTTATGCATGGAATGTGCATGAgatcaaaaacaaattttaataagaatacGCTACAATTTGCACCGTTCATATTAATACCATCCCCATTTCCTAGGAAAGAATTTGAGAACGCTTGTCAGATTCAACCAAAATTAAACTTATTGATACATAGGGTTGCTCAGGACTATaactttttaaaagaaactttagaagaaataataaaagttgaTAGTTTCACTAaagagttatttaaaatatgtgaaattataaacaatgaagGAGGATCAGCACAGAAAATATCTCTGGGTATTTTACGTTCTGATTTAATGTTAGAGACAAACTGTCATACAAAAGACTGTAACAATACCTGTATTCCATACTGTGGTTGGAAACAAgttgaaataaatacaattgcTTGTGGTTTTGGTTGGTTGGGGCCAGCTGCAACAAAGTTACACAAATATGTATTAAGAGAACTTGAttatcatgaaaaaataaaagatctgcCTAAAAATGATGCATTACAAGTTATATGTTCAAGTATAATAGAAGCATGGAATATGTATGGTGATAGACG agcagtaattttatttgttattgaagacattacatataatatttgtgATCAACTTTTTCATGAATTTGAGATTAGAGAGCAAAATCCAAATATCAAAGTCATTCGTCGGAATTTAACGCAGTTAGCTACTACTGCAAGATTGGGTTCTAATAAGGAATTGATAGTAGATAATTATATCATAGCTGTAGTATATTATAGATGTGGATATGAGCCTGGACAATATCATACAAGAAAAGAATGGGAAGTAAGATTACTAATAGAAAGATCTTTAGCAATTAAATGTCCTACTATTCAGTATCATTTAGCAGGAACAAAAAAAGTTCAGCAGGCTCTTGCAAAGCCtggtataattaataaatttttgaaaaatgaaaagatatgtgctgaaattaaagaaatattcactG AACTCCATGCATTAGATTTTAATGaacatggaaacgctgctataGAAATGGGGATTGCTGATCCAGATCGATTTGTACTGAAACCTCAACGAGAAGGaggttgtaataataaatatggatTAGATATAAAATCCTTTTTAGAGTCTGTAAAACATAAACAAGATAGGGTAGCTTGGATTCTTATGGATAAAATTCATCCTCCAATTCATAGAAGTTACATGATTAGACCAGATGACAATGCAAACATAAAACTACAAGAACTAGTTTCTGAATTAGGAATATTTGGTACTATTATTGCTGATGAGAATAAT CTTTTCCAGATGTTATACATGCAACGGCAAGGTATGAAATAG
- the LOC116428141 gene encoding glutathione synthetase isoform X4, which yields MDSIYYLPILEKELEELIAKAKNWALMHGMCMRSKTNFNKNTLQFAPFILIPSPFPRKEFENACQIQPKLNLLIHRVAQDYNFLKETLEEIIKVDSFTKELFKICEIINNEGGSAQKISLGILRSDLMLETNCHTKDCNNTCIPYCGWKQVEINTIACGFGWLGPAATKLHKYVLRELDYHEKIKDLPKNDALQVICSSIIEAWNMYGDRRAVILFVIEDITYNICDQLFHEFEIREQNPNIKVIRRNLTQLATTARLGSNKELIVDNYIIAVVYYRCGYEPGQYHTRKEWEVRLLIERSLAIKCPTIQYHLAGTKKVQQALAKPGIINKFLKNEKICAEIKEIFTELHALDFNEHGNAAIEMGIADPDRFVLKPQREGGCNNKYGLDIKSFLESVKHKQDRVAWILMDKIHPPIHRSYMIRPDDNANIKLQELVSELGIFGTIIADENNVRVNKQAGHMLRTKLATANEGGVATGLGACDSPYLVD from the exons ATGgactcaatatattatttacctaTTTTGGAAAAAGAATTAGAAGAGTTAATAGCAAAGGCCAAAAATTGGGCACTTATGCATGGAATGTGCATGAgatcaaaaacaaattttaataagaatacGCTACAATTTGCACCGTTCATATTAATACCATCCCCATTTCCTAGGAAAGAATTTGAGAACGCTTGTCAGATTCAACCAAAATTAAACTTATTGATACATAGGGTTGCTCAGGACTATaactttttaaaagaaactttagaagaaataataaaagttgaTAGTTTCACTAaagagttatttaaaatatgtgaaattataaacaatgaagGAGGATCAGCACAGAAAATATCTCTGGGTATTTTACGTTCTGATTTAATGTTAGAGACAAACTGTCATACAAAAGACTGTAACAATACCTGTATTCCATACTGTGGTTGGAAACAAgttgaaataaatacaattgcTTGTGGTTTTGGTTGGTTGGGGCCAGCTGCAACAAAGTTACACAAATATGTATTAAGAGAACTTGAttatcatgaaaaaataaaagatctgcCTAAAAATGATGCATTACAAGTTATATGTTCAAGTATAATAGAAGCATGGAATATGTATGGTGATAGACG agcagtaattttatttgttattgaagacattacatataatatttgtgATCAACTTTTTCATGAATTTGAGATTAGAGAGCAAAATCCAAATATCAAAGTCATTCGTCGGAATTTAACGCAGTTAGCTACTACTGCAAGATTGGGTTCTAATAAGGAATTGATAGTAGATAATTATATCATAGCTGTAGTATATTATAGATGTGGATATGAGCCTGGACAATATCATACAAGAAAAGAATGGGAAGTAAGATTACTAATAGAAAGATCTTTAGCAATTAAATGTCCTACTATTCAGTATCATTTAGCAGGAACAAAAAAAGTTCAGCAGGCTCTTGCAAAGCCtggtataattaataaatttttgaaaaatgaaaagatatgtgctgaaattaaagaaatattcactG AACTCCATGCATTAGATTTTAATGaacatggaaacgctgctataGAAATGGGGATTGCTGATCCAGATCGATTTGTACTGAAACCTCAACGAGAAGGaggttgtaataataaatatggatTAGATATAAAATCCTTTTTAGAGTCTGTAAAACATAAACAAGATAGGGTAGCTTGGATTCTTATGGATAAAATTCATCCTCCAATTCATAGAAGTTACATGATTAGACCAGATGACAATGCAAACATAAAACTACAAGAACTAGTTTCTGAATTAGGAATATTTGGTACTATTATTGCTGATGAGAATAATGTACGTGTTAATAAACAAGCTGGTCATATGTTGAGAACAAAGTTAGCTACTGCTAACGAAGGTGGTGTAGCAACAGGATTAGGTGCATGTGATAGTCCATATTTAGTAGATTAG
- the LOC116428141 gene encoding uncharacterized protein LOC116428141 isoform X3, giving the protein MVIDVILFVIEDITYNICDQLFHEFEIREQNPNIKVIRRNLTQLATTARLGSNKELIVDNYIIAVVYYRCGYEPGQYHTRKEWEVRLLIERSLAIKCPTIQYHLAGTKKVQQALAKPGIINKFLKNEKICAEIKEIFTELHALDFNEHGNAAIEMGIADPDRFVLKPQREGGCNNKYGLDIKSFLESVKHKQDRVAWILMDKIHPPIHRSYMIRPDDNANIKLQELVSELGIFGTIIADENNIVFTAFPDVIHATARYEIEFEPREVFFFREGTVVMWNISELEYGNIVNFLKKYEDNPYAESTVQLERETMTYTYADSGKRSHISNGNIMISLSATNLDKYTFSNAMAQSVKLGIWEASLDNYIDSIEFVTKDLKLGKKLRISQQEVLKKQGELFALRHSINLSSDLLDTPDFYWEREDLETLYQQTCSYFNITKRTKVINEKINHCVELVGLLSSHLSDRHHIRLEWMIIILIMVEVAFETLHYIDRYFS; this is encoded by the exons ATGGTGATAGACG taattttatttgttattgaagacattacatataatatttgtgATCAACTTTTTCATGAATTTGAGATTAGAGAGCAAAATCCAAATATCAAAGTCATTCGTCGGAATTTAACGCAGTTAGCTACTACTGCAAGATTGGGTTCTAATAAGGAATTGATAGTAGATAATTATATCATAGCTGTAGTATATTATAGATGTGGATATGAGCCTGGACAATATCATACAAGAAAAGAATGGGAAGTAAGATTACTAATAGAAAGATCTTTAGCAATTAAATGTCCTACTATTCAGTATCATTTAGCAGGAACAAAAAAAGTTCAGCAGGCTCTTGCAAAGCCtggtataattaataaatttttgaaaaatgaaaagatatgtgctgaaattaaagaaatattcactG AACTCCATGCATTAGATTTTAATGaacatggaaacgctgctataGAAATGGGGATTGCTGATCCAGATCGATTTGTACTGAAACCTCAACGAGAAGGaggttgtaataataaatatggatTAGATATAAAATCCTTTTTAGAGTCTGTAAAACATAAACAAGATAGGGTAGCTTGGATTCTTATGGATAAAATTCATCCTCCAATTCATAGAAGTTACATGATTAGACCAGATGACAATGCAAACATAAAACTACAAGAACTAGTTTCTGAATTAGGAATATTTGGTACTATTATTGCTGATGAGAATAAT ATTGTGTTTACAGCTTTTCCAGATGTTATACATGCAACGGCAAGGTATGAAATAGAATTTGAACCAAGAGAAGTCTTCTTCTTTCGAGAAGGCACTGTAGTGATGTGGAATATTTCTGAACTTGAATATGGCAATATAgtcaattttttaaagaaatatgaagATAATCCTTATGCAGAGTCTACTGTTCAGTTAGAAAGAGAAACAATGACATACACTTATGCAGATAGTGG CAAACGAAGTCATATAAGCAATGGAAATATAATGATATCATTATCTGCAACAAATTtagataaatatacattttcaaatgCAATGGCCCAGTCAGTGAAATTAGGTATATGGGAAGCGTCTTTAGATAATTATATAGATTCTATAGAATTTGTTACCAAGGATTTGAAATTGGGTAAAAAACTCAGAATAAGTCAACAGGAAGTATTAAAGAAGCAAGGAGAACTATTTGCTTTGAgacattcaattaatttaagcTCAGATTTATTAGATACTCCAGATTTCTACTGGGAAAGAGAAGACTTAGAAACGTTGTATCAACAAACAtgttcatattttaatattacaaaacgtACAAAA gttataaatgagaaaataaatCACTGTGTAGAGCTTGTTGGACTTCTGTCTTCACATTTAAGTGACCGTCATCATATTCGTTTAGAATGGAtgattattattcttatcatGGTTGAAGTAGCATTTgaaacattacattacattgaTAGATATTTTTCTTAA
- the LOC116428141 gene encoding required for meiotic nuclear division protein 1 homolog isoform X9 produces MRGLSEENLYIPDTITTSITSFPDVIHATARYEIEFEPREVFFFREGTVVMWNISELEYGNIVNFLKKYEDNPYAESTVQLERETMTYTYADSGKRSHISNGNIMISLSATNLDKYTFSNAMAQSVKLGIWEASLDNYIDSIEFVTKDLKLGKKLRISQQEVLKKQGELFALRHSINLSSDLLDTPDFYWEREDLETLYQQTCSYFNITKRTKVINEKINHCVELVGLLSSHLSDRHHIRLEWMIIILIMVEVAFETLHYIDRYFS; encoded by the exons CTTTTCCAGATGTTATACATGCAACGGCAAGGTATGAAATAGAATTTGAACCAAGAGAAGTCTTCTTCTTTCGAGAAGGCACTGTAGTGATGTGGAATATTTCTGAACTTGAATATGGCAATATAgtcaattttttaaagaaatatgaagATAATCCTTATGCAGAGTCTACTGTTCAGTTAGAAAGAGAAACAATGACATACACTTATGCAGATAGTGG CAAACGAAGTCATATAAGCAATGGAAATATAATGATATCATTATCTGCAACAAATTtagataaatatacattttcaaatgCAATGGCCCAGTCAGTGAAATTAGGTATATGGGAAGCGTCTTTAGATAATTATATAGATTCTATAGAATTTGTTACCAAGGATTTGAAATTGGGTAAAAAACTCAGAATAAGTCAACAGGAAGTATTAAAGAAGCAAGGAGAACTATTTGCTTTGAgacattcaattaatttaagcTCAGATTTATTAGATACTCCAGATTTCTACTGGGAAAGAGAAGACTTAGAAACGTTGTATCAACAAACAtgttcatattttaatattacaaaacgtACAAAA gttataaatgagaaaataaatCACTGTGTAGAGCTTGTTGGACTTCTGTCTTCACATTTAAGTGACCGTCATCATATTCGTTTAGAATGGAtgattattattcttatcatGGTTGAAGTAGCATTTgaaacattacattacattgaTAGATATTTTTCTTAA